Proteins from one Eretmochelys imbricata isolate rEreImb1 chromosome 28, rEreImb1.hap1, whole genome shotgun sequence genomic window:
- the KCNAB3 gene encoding voltage-gated potassium channel subunit beta-3 isoform X1, with protein MQVSIACTEQNLRSRSTEERLCTGGRGAPAPGGTGNGGHPPPKGARGLAAVAGLRAPGQHLPHIAFLLRESTGLATGMKYRNLGKSGLRVSCLGLGTWVTFGSQISDETAEKVMTIAYENGVNLFDTAEVYASGKAEKTLGNILQSKGWRRSSYVVTTKIYWGGQAETERGLSRKHIIEGLRGSLERLQLDYVDIVFANRMDANSPMEEIVRAMTYVINQGMAMYWGTSRWSAMEIMEAYSVARQFNLVPPVCDQAEYHMFQRDKVESQLPEIYHKIGVGAMTWSPLACGLITGKYEERVPENCRAAIKGYQWLKDKLQSDDGRKQQAKIKELQPIAERLGCTVAQLAIAWCLRSEGVSSVLLGVSSAEQLIENLGAIQVLAQLTPPVIQEIDALLGNKPNTKKESRA; from the exons ATGCAGGTCTCGATCGCCTGCACCGAGCAGAACTTGCGGAGCCGCAGCACCGAGGAGCGGCTCTGCACGGGGGGGCGCGGGGCGCCGGCCCCGGGGGGCACGGGGAATGGGGGGCACCCGCCCCCTAAGGGCGCTCGGGGGCTGGCGGCGGTGGCGGGGCTGCGGGCTCCCGGCCAGCACCTGCCCCACATCGCGTTTCTGCTGCGGGAGTCCACGGGGCTGGCCACCGGCATGAAATACAG AAATCTGGGTAAATCCGGGCTCCGTGTGTCCTGCCTTGGGCTTG GCACCTGGGTGACGTTTGGCTCCCAGATCTCAGACGAG ACGGCGGAGAAGGTGATGACCATCGCCTACGAGAACGGGGTCAATCTCTTCGACACTGCCGAGGTCTACGCTTCCGGCAA ggCAGAAAAAACTCTGGGCAACATCCTGCAGAGCAAAGGCTGGAG gCGATCCAGCTATGTTGTCACCACCAAGATCTACTGGGGTGGCCA GGCGGAGACGGAGCGGGGCCTCTCCCGGAAGCACATCATTGAGG ggctgaGGGGGTCACTGGAACGGCTGCAGCTGGACTATGTTGATATCGTCTTCGCCAACCGCATGGATGCCAACAGCCCCATGGAAG AGATCGTGCGGGCCATGACTTACGTCATCAACCAGGGCATGGCCATGTACTGGGGCACCTCGCGCTGGAGCGCCATGGAGATCATG GAGGCATATTCGGTGGCGCGACAGTTCAACCTGGTGCCGCCGGTGTGCGACCAGGCCGAATACCACATGTTCCAGCGTGACAAGGTGGAGTCGCAGCTCCCCGAGATCTACCACAAGATCG gtgtGGGCGCCATGACCTGGTCCCCCCTGGCCTGCGGCCTCATCACCGGCAAGTATGAGGAGCGGGTCCCCGAGAACTGCCGAGCCGCCATCAAG gGCTACCAGTGGCTGAAGGACAAGCTCCAGAGCGACGATGGGCGGAAGCAACAGGCCAAGATCAAGGAGCTGCAGCCCATCGCCGAGCGTCTGGGCTGCACCGTGGCTCAGCTGGCGATTG CCTGGTGCCTGCGCTCGGAGGGCGTCAGCTCCGTCCTGCTCGGGGTGTCGAGCGCAGAACAGCTGATTGAGAACCTCGGAGCCATCCAG GTGCTGGCCCAGCTGACCCCACCCGTCATTCAGGAAATTGACGCCCTCCTGGGCAACAAGCCCAATACAAAAAAAGAGTCCCGGGCTTAG
- the KCNAB3 gene encoding voltage-gated potassium channel subunit beta-3 isoform X2: protein MQVSIACTEQNLRSRSTEERLCTGGRGAPAPGGTGNGGHPPPKGARGLAAVAGLRAPGQHLPHIAFLLRESTGLATGMKYRNLGKSGLRVSCLGLGTWVTFGSQISDETAEKVMTIAYENGVNLFDTAEVYASGKAEKTLGNILQSKGWRRSSYVVTTKIYWGGQAETERGLSRKHIIEEIVRAMTYVINQGMAMYWGTSRWSAMEIMEAYSVARQFNLVPPVCDQAEYHMFQRDKVESQLPEIYHKIGVGAMTWSPLACGLITGKYEERVPENCRAAIKGYQWLKDKLQSDDGRKQQAKIKELQPIAERLGCTVAQLAIAWCLRSEGVSSVLLGVSSAEQLIENLGAIQVLAQLTPPVIQEIDALLGNKPNTKKESRA, encoded by the exons ATGCAGGTCTCGATCGCCTGCACCGAGCAGAACTTGCGGAGCCGCAGCACCGAGGAGCGGCTCTGCACGGGGGGGCGCGGGGCGCCGGCCCCGGGGGGCACGGGGAATGGGGGGCACCCGCCCCCTAAGGGCGCTCGGGGGCTGGCGGCGGTGGCGGGGCTGCGGGCTCCCGGCCAGCACCTGCCCCACATCGCGTTTCTGCTGCGGGAGTCCACGGGGCTGGCCACCGGCATGAAATACAG AAATCTGGGTAAATCCGGGCTCCGTGTGTCCTGCCTTGGGCTTG GCACCTGGGTGACGTTTGGCTCCCAGATCTCAGACGAG ACGGCGGAGAAGGTGATGACCATCGCCTACGAGAACGGGGTCAATCTCTTCGACACTGCCGAGGTCTACGCTTCCGGCAA ggCAGAAAAAACTCTGGGCAACATCCTGCAGAGCAAAGGCTGGAG gCGATCCAGCTATGTTGTCACCACCAAGATCTACTGGGGTGGCCA GGCGGAGACGGAGCGGGGCCTCTCCCGGAAGCACATCATTGAGG AGATCGTGCGGGCCATGACTTACGTCATCAACCAGGGCATGGCCATGTACTGGGGCACCTCGCGCTGGAGCGCCATGGAGATCATG GAGGCATATTCGGTGGCGCGACAGTTCAACCTGGTGCCGCCGGTGTGCGACCAGGCCGAATACCACATGTTCCAGCGTGACAAGGTGGAGTCGCAGCTCCCCGAGATCTACCACAAGATCG gtgtGGGCGCCATGACCTGGTCCCCCCTGGCCTGCGGCCTCATCACCGGCAAGTATGAGGAGCGGGTCCCCGAGAACTGCCGAGCCGCCATCAAG gGCTACCAGTGGCTGAAGGACAAGCTCCAGAGCGACGATGGGCGGAAGCAACAGGCCAAGATCAAGGAGCTGCAGCCCATCGCCGAGCGTCTGGGCTGCACCGTGGCTCAGCTGGCGATTG CCTGGTGCCTGCGCTCGGAGGGCGTCAGCTCCGTCCTGCTCGGGGTGTCGAGCGCAGAACAGCTGATTGAGAACCTCGGAGCCATCCAG GTGCTGGCCCAGCTGACCCCACCCGTCATTCAGGAAATTGACGCCCTCCTGGGCAACAAGCCCAATACAAAAAAAGAGTCCCGGGCTTAG